Proteins encoded together in one Oxalobacteraceae sp. CFBP 8761 window:
- a CDS encoding PilZ domain-containing protein — protein MSANPPDATAAQAPRPSVLSLAIKEKAALYAAYMPFLRNGGMFVPTTKPYQIGDEIYLILALMDDPNKYPIAGTVAWITPAGANNNKAQGIGVHFPADESGQRARQRIEEILGAALRSSRATHTL, from the coding sequence ATGAGCGCCAATCCGCCAGATGCAACCGCAGCCCAGGCCCCGCGGCCGTCCGTGCTGTCGCTGGCGATCAAGGAAAAGGCAGCGCTCTATGCGGCCTACATGCCGTTCCTGCGCAACGGCGGCATGTTCGTCCCGACCACCAAGCCCTACCAGATCGGCGACGAGATCTACCTGATCCTGGCGCTGATGGACGACCCGAACAAATACCCGATTGCCGGCACCGTCGCCTGGATCACGCCGGCGGGCGCCAATAACAACAAGGCGCAAGGCATCGGCGTGCATTTCCCGGCCGATGAATCGGGCCAGCGCGCCCGCCAGCGCATCGAAGAAATTCTCGGCGCCGCGCTGCGTTCGTCGCGCGCCACCCATACTCTGTAA
- a CDS encoding glutathione S-transferase N-terminal domain-containing protein has protein sequence MTDLSAFPITQQWPAQHPDRLQLYSMPTPNGVKIPIMLEEVGMPYEVHKVDFAKDEQHSPAFLSLNPNNKIPAIIDPAGPGGQPLPLFESGAILIYLADKSGKLMPQDPAARYQVIQWVMFQIGSVGPMFGQLGFFHKFAGKDYEDKRPRDRYADESRRLLGVIEGQLAQHAWIAGDEFTIADIAIFPWINGLLNFYEAGDLVGIENCPHVSAALATFLARPTVQKGLKIPA, from the coding sequence ATGACCGATCTCTCCGCATTCCCCATCACGCAGCAATGGCCGGCGCAGCATCCGGACCGGCTGCAGCTGTACTCGATGCCAACGCCCAATGGGGTCAAGATTCCGATCATGCTGGAAGAGGTCGGCATGCCGTACGAAGTGCACAAGGTCGACTTCGCGAAGGACGAACAGCATTCGCCGGCCTTCCTGTCGCTCAACCCGAACAACAAGATCCCGGCGATCATCGATCCGGCCGGCCCCGGTGGCCAGCCGCTGCCGCTGTTCGAGTCGGGCGCCATCCTGATCTACCTGGCGGACAAGTCCGGCAAGCTCATGCCTCAGGACCCGGCCGCGCGCTATCAGGTCATCCAGTGGGTGATGTTCCAGATCGGCAGCGTGGGGCCGATGTTTGGCCAGCTCGGTTTTTTCCATAAGTTTGCCGGCAAGGACTATGAGGACAAGCGCCCCCGCGACCGCTACGCCGACGAGTCACGCCGCCTGCTGGGCGTGATCGAGGGCCAACTGGCGCAGCATGCCTGGATCGCGGGCGACGAATTCACGATCGCCGATATCGCGATCTTCCCCTGGATCAATGGCCTGCTGAATTTCTACGAAGCAGGGGATCTGGTCGGCATCGAGAACTGCCCGCACGTGTCGGCCGCGCTCGCTACATTCCTCGCGCGCCCAACCGTGCAAAAAGGGCTCAAGATCCCGGCATGA
- a CDS encoding TatD family hydrolase codes for MFIDSHCHINFPELAARMPEVLAKMAENQVTHALCVSVDLPDFPQVLALAEQYPHIFASVGVHPDYEETPEPTVQQLVDLADHPKIVAIGETGLDYYRLKGDLEWQRERFRVHIRASRETRKPLIIHTRAASEDTIRLMKEEGAGTDAGGVAGVMHCFTESLEVAQAAMEQGFYISFSGIVTFKSAKDLQAVALAVPLERMLIETDSPYLAPVPFRGRMNEPGYVAHVAEYIATLKGVSLRDVAAQTSENFFNLFQTARS; via the coding sequence ATGTTTATCGATTCCCACTGCCACATCAATTTTCCGGAACTGGCCGCCCGCATGCCCGAGGTGCTGGCCAAGATGGCCGAGAACCAGGTCACGCACGCCCTGTGCGTGTCGGTCGACCTGCCGGACTTTCCGCAAGTGCTCGCGCTGGCCGAGCAGTATCCGCATATTTTTGCCTCGGTCGGCGTGCATCCCGACTACGAGGAGACCCCTGAGCCGACCGTGCAGCAGCTGGTCGACCTGGCGGACCATCCGAAGATCGTCGCCATCGGCGAGACGGGCCTGGATTACTACCGCCTCAAGGGTGACCTCGAATGGCAGCGCGAGCGATTTCGCGTGCATATCCGCGCGTCGCGTGAGACGCGTAAACCTCTGATCATCCATACGCGCGCCGCCAGTGAAGACACGATCCGCCTGATGAAGGAAGAGGGCGCCGGCACCGACGCCGGTGGCGTGGCGGGCGTGATGCATTGTTTCACCGAGTCGCTGGAAGTGGCGCAGGCGGCGATGGAGCAGGGCTTCTATATCTCGTTCTCGGGCATCGTCACGTTTAAAAGCGCCAAGGATCTGCAGGCAGTGGCGCTGGCCGTGCCGCTCGAGCGTATGCTGATCGAGACCGATTCGCCGTACCTGGCGCCAGTGCCGTTTCGCGGGCGCATGAACGAGCCGGGGTATGTGGCGCACGTGGCCGAGTACATCGCCACGCTCAAGGGCGTGTCGCTGCGCGATGTCGCGGCGCAGACGAGCGAGAACTTCTTCAACCTGTTCCAGACAGCTAGGAGCTGA
- a CDS encoding SDR family oxidoreductase, whose translation MEHASKVILITGASSGIGEATARFLAAQGHRVVLGARRVEQLVALAGAIRAAGGAADVARLDVTSMESMTAFADFALDCHGRIDVLVNNAGVMPLSKLDALKIDEWNQMIDVNIRGVLHGIAAVLPGMQTRGSGQIINIASIGAYAVSPTAAVYCATKFAVAAITEGLRQEVGGAIRVTLVSPGVVESDLAESISDSAARAAMREFRKVAIKPEAIARAIGFAIDQPADVDVSELIVRPTASPY comes from the coding sequence ATGGAACACGCATCGAAAGTCATCCTCATTACGGGCGCCAGCAGCGGCATCGGTGAAGCCACCGCCCGTTTTCTCGCCGCACAGGGGCACCGCGTCGTCCTTGGCGCGCGCCGCGTCGAGCAGCTGGTGGCGCTGGCAGGCGCCATCCGCGCTGCAGGCGGTGCTGCCGACGTCGCCCGGCTCGACGTCACCAGCATGGAAAGCATGACGGCGTTCGCCGACTTCGCGCTCGACTGCCATGGCCGGATCGATGTCCTCGTCAATAATGCGGGCGTCATGCCGCTGTCGAAACTCGACGCTTTGAAGATCGATGAATGGAACCAGATGATCGACGTGAACATCCGCGGCGTGTTGCACGGGATTGCTGCCGTGCTGCCCGGCATGCAGACGCGTGGCAGTGGTCAGATCATCAATATCGCGTCGATCGGTGCCTATGCGGTCAGCCCGACAGCGGCAGTGTATTGCGCCACCAAGTTCGCCGTGGCAGCGATCACCGAGGGCTTGCGGCAAGAGGTCGGCGGCGCGATCCGCGTCACGCTGGTGTCGCCTGGCGTCGTGGAGTCGGACCTGGCCGAGTCGATCTCGGACTCTGCTGCGCGCGCCGCGATGCGCGAGTTTCGCAAGGTGGCGATCAAGCCGGAAGCCATTGCACGGGCGATCGGGTTCGCGATCGATCAGCCGGCCGACGTGGATGTCAGCGAGCTGATCGTACGGCCCACGGCCAGTCCTTACTGA
- a CDS encoding methyltransferase domain-containing protein, with protein sequence MLNEREIESCYLGQFIPVHYHHNMLMDQNRMHSFKSAIHYSVFPGAKVLELGGGTGVLSFFAAQKASKVYCVEYNPDMVREARRFLAMNPNGHKVEVVHADAFDYLPPEPVDVVICEMIHVGMLREKQVEVIESFKRRYLAKFGGPLPLFMPEAVIMAVQPLQQEYDFDGFYAPIVQFQETGVVQPGTIELSQPAVYSIIDFGQPVDSLIAWEGSVLIEQSGTLNAMRFVTKNVLAIVQEQATTIDWLNHYMTLPLYTPITVKAGDLLRLSFAYRAGGSIPSLQASIQADVVTQSVTEQIPEYA encoded by the coding sequence ATGCTGAACGAACGCGAAATCGAAAGCTGCTACCTGGGGCAGTTCATTCCAGTCCACTACCATCACAATATGCTGATGGACCAGAACCGGATGCACAGCTTCAAGTCCGCCATCCACTACTCGGTATTCCCCGGCGCCAAGGTGCTGGAACTGGGCGGCGGCACGGGCGTGCTGTCGTTCTTCGCGGCGCAGAAAGCATCGAAAGTCTATTGCGTCGAATACAACCCGGACATGGTGCGCGAAGCGCGCCGTTTCCTGGCCATGAACCCGAACGGCCACAAAGTCGAAGTCGTCCACGCCGACGCATTCGATTACCTGCCACCGGAGCCGGTCGATGTCGTCATCTGCGAAATGATCCACGTCGGCATGCTGCGTGAAAAACAGGTCGAAGTGATCGAATCGTTCAAGCGCCGCTACCTGGCCAAATTCGGCGGCCCGCTGCCACTGTTCATGCCGGAAGCCGTCATCATGGCTGTCCAGCCGCTCCAGCAGGAATACGACTTCGACGGCTTCTACGCCCCGATCGTCCAGTTCCAGGAAACCGGCGTCGTCCAGCCCGGCACGATCGAGCTGTCGCAGCCCGCCGTCTACAGCATCATCGACTTCGGCCAACCGGTCGACAGCCTGATCGCCTGGGAAGGCTCGGTCCTGATCGAACAGTCCGGCACCCTGAACGCCATGCGCTTCGTGACGAAAAACGTCCTGGCCATCGTGCAGGAGCAAGCCACCACGATCGACTGGCTGAACCACTACATGACGCTGCCACTCTACACGCCCATTACCGTCAAAGCCGGCGACCTGCTGCGCCTGTCCTTCGCCTACCGCGCCGGCGGCTCGATCCCGTCCCTGCAAGCCTCGATCCAGGCCGACGTCGTCACCCAATCCGTCACCGAACAAATCCCCGAATACGCCTAA
- a CDS encoding N-acetyltransferase yields MPSYVHRLARRDDLPVIVDIYNSTIASRDVTADTEPVSVQSREAWFNEHTPDRRPLWVIHDALDTSEQPAVIGWLSYSNFYGRPAYSGTAEVSIYIAESARGQGLGRYCLELAIAFAPEVKVHTLLGFIFGHNAPSLALFGKYGFETWANFPRVANLDGIERDLIILGKRVA; encoded by the coding sequence ATGCCTTCCTACGTCCATCGCCTGGCACGACGCGACGACCTGCCGGTCATCGTCGATATCTATAATTCCACCATCGCCTCGCGCGACGTGACGGCCGATACCGAACCGGTATCGGTGCAGTCGCGCGAAGCCTGGTTCAACGAGCACACGCCCGACCGGCGCCCGCTGTGGGTGATTCACGATGCGCTCGATACGAGCGAACAGCCGGCCGTCATTGGCTGGCTGTCGTACTCGAACTTCTATGGCCGCCCGGCGTATTCGGGCACGGCGGAAGTCTCGATCTATATCGCCGAAAGCGCGCGCGGCCAGGGCCTGGGGCGCTACTGCCTGGAGCTGGCAATCGCGTTCGCGCCCGAGGTCAAGGTGCACACGCTGCTGGGCTTCATCTTTGGCCACAATGCGCCGAGCCTGGCGCTGTTCGGTAAGTACGGGTTCGAGACCTGGGCCAACTTCCCGCGCGTGGCGAACCTCGACGGCATCGAGCGAGATCTGATCATTCTGGGCAAGCGGGTGGCCTGA
- the lpxO gene encoding lipid A hydroxylase LpxO, with protein sequence MKWVVVGFYVLSILHIHFRGRVRLPFRRQIFDHSSFMAPINIFMHKFSRVPNAPFTPLSEFPELARLQENWPIIRAEAESMLALKKIKAAEQNDDAGFNSFFKNGWKRFYLKWYDASHPSAERLCPQTYALLQSIPSVKAAMFAELPPGGKLNPHRDPFAGSMRYHLGLATPNDDRCFIEVDGERHSWRDGQGVVFDETYIHWAINGSDSDRIILFCDVERPMRYRWMQSVNRWLGRNLMTAAASPNETGDQVGLVSKLFRISFYMGQYRRRFKAWNKTAYNITRVALVIALAAFIYWI encoded by the coding sequence ATGAAGTGGGTTGTCGTCGGTTTTTACGTGTTATCGATCCTGCACATCCATTTCCGCGGCCGAGTCCGTCTACCGTTTCGTCGCCAGATTTTCGATCACTCGTCGTTCATGGCGCCGATCAATATCTTCATGCACAAGTTTTCGCGCGTACCCAATGCGCCGTTTACACCGCTCTCCGAATTTCCCGAACTGGCCCGCCTGCAAGAGAACTGGCCGATCATCCGCGCCGAAGCCGAGAGCATGCTCGCGCTCAAAAAGATCAAGGCTGCCGAGCAGAACGATGACGCCGGTTTCAATTCCTTCTTCAAGAATGGCTGGAAGCGTTTCTACCTGAAATGGTATGACGCCAGCCACCCGTCGGCCGAGCGCCTGTGCCCGCAGACCTATGCGCTGCTGCAGTCGATCCCGTCCGTCAAGGCCGCGATGTTCGCCGAGCTGCCACCTGGCGGCAAGCTCAATCCGCACCGCGATCCGTTTGCCGGCTCGATGCGCTATCACCTGGGCCTGGCCACGCCAAACGATGACCGCTGCTTCATCGAAGTCGATGGCGAGCGCCACAGCTGGCGCGATGGCCAGGGCGTCGTGTTTGACGAAACCTATATCCACTGGGCGATCAATGGCAGCGACAGCGACCGCATCATCCTGTTCTGCGATGTCGAGCGCCCGATGCGCTATCGCTGGATGCAGAGCGTGAATCGCTGGCTCGGCCGCAACCTGATGACGGCCGCCGCATCGCCCAACGAAACGGGCGACCAGGTGGGCCTGGTCAGCAAGCTGTTCCGCATTTCGTTCTACATGGGCCAGTACCGCCGCCGTTTCAAGGCTTGGAACAAGACCGCGTACAACATCACGCGCGTGGCGCTGGTCATCGCACTAGCCGCATTCATTTACTGGATCTGA
- the wrbA gene encoding NAD(P)H:quinone oxidoreductase, whose protein sequence is MAKVLVLYYSTYGHIETMANAVAEGARGAGATVDVKRVPETVPEDIAKNGHFKLEQSAPIAKVDELEHYDAIIIGAPTRYGRMPSQMAAFLDQTGGLWARGALNGKVGGAFTSTATQHGGQETTLFSIITNLMNLGLTIVGLPYSYQQQMTLDEVAGGSPYGATTIAGGKGERQPSEIDLGGARHQGKLIAETAAKLFG, encoded by the coding sequence ATGGCAAAAGTACTGGTTCTGTATTACTCGACCTACGGTCACATTGAAACGATGGCCAATGCAGTGGCGGAAGGCGCACGCGGCGCCGGTGCAACGGTCGACGTGAAGCGCGTCCCTGAAACCGTCCCCGAAGACATCGCCAAGAACGGCCACTTCAAGCTGGAGCAGTCTGCGCCCATCGCGAAGGTAGATGAGCTGGAGCACTACGACGCGATCATCATCGGCGCACCAACGCGCTACGGCCGCATGCCGAGCCAGATGGCGGCCTTCCTCGACCAGACCGGCGGCCTGTGGGCACGTGGCGCCCTGAACGGCAAAGTCGGCGGCGCCTTCACATCGACGGCCACCCAGCACGGCGGCCAGGAAACCACGCTGTTTTCGATCATCACGAATCTGATGAACCTGGGCCTGACCATCGTCGGTCTGCCATACAGCTACCAGCAGCAGATGACGCTCGACGAAGTCGCCGGCGGCAGCCCGTACGGTGCAACGACGATTGCCGGCGGCAAGGGCGAGCGTCAACCAAGCGAGATCGACCTGGGCGGTGCGCGCCACCAGGGCAAGCTGATCGCCGAGACCGCCGCCAAGCTGTTCGGCTGA
- a CDS encoding ankyrin repeat domain-containing protein translates to MARMCAAGVLSVVAVDAIAAQAPNEKQVSSFFRAVQMDDASTVRKMVGTIVNANELNPLGGEPALVLAIREGSTAVVQDLLAHPGTDLERKAVNGNTALMMAAFKRDGDTVRALLDKGAKVNQPGWTALHYAAASGDAAIAQLLIERGAQVNALSPRPSGAVTPLMMAAREGQDGIVRLLLAKGANAGLKNTEGFTAAQLAKQAGHDKLAGLLSGR, encoded by the coding sequence ATGGCGCGCATGTGCGCGGCCGGTGTGCTGAGTGTGGTGGCCGTCGATGCCATCGCTGCCCAGGCGCCCAATGAAAAGCAGGTGTCGTCGTTCTTCCGCGCCGTGCAGATGGACGATGCAAGCACCGTGCGCAAGATGGTCGGCACGATCGTCAACGCGAACGAACTCAATCCGCTGGGTGGCGAACCGGCGCTGGTACTGGCGATCCGCGAAGGCTCGACGGCGGTCGTGCAGGATCTGCTGGCGCATCCGGGCACCGATCTGGAACGCAAGGCAGTCAACGGCAACACGGCACTGATGATGGCAGCGTTCAAGCGTGATGGCGACACCGTGCGCGCGCTGCTGGACAAGGGCGCAAAGGTCAACCAGCCCGGCTGGACAGCGCTGCATTACGCAGCCGCCAGCGGCGACGCCGCGATCGCGCAACTGCTGATCGAGCGTGGCGCGCAGGTCAATGCACTGTCGCCGCGACCGTCCGGCGCCGTGACGCCGTTGATGATGGCGGCGCGCGAGGGACAGGATGGGATCGTGCGCCTGTTGCTGGCCAAGGGCGCGAACGCGGGCCTGAAGAATACAGAAGGCTTCACCGCTGCCCAGCTGGCAAAGCAGGCCGGGCACGACAAACTGGCCGGACTGCTGTCCGGCCGGTAA